Sequence from the Sulfuracidifex tepidarius genome:
CCTCCTGTCTAGGGTGTTATCTGCGAAGATGATCGTCTCTCCCAAAGCGTGCTCTATCCCCGCTTCATCGAACCTGCGGGAGACCTCCTCCATGTCCTTGACCCACTTGTCGCTTACCATAATTATCTCTTTTCCTTTCCACAAGATGATTGACCCGTTCTCCAGTATCCAACCCGTGGGCCTGAGCCCGTTGCTGAGCTCGAAGACGCTTTTCCTCTTCACGCCCCTCACGTTCTTCCTCTCCCTCCCGGTCACGACGAAGAAGAGGTTGTCCTCGCTGTACTTGTTAATCTCCTTTACCACGTCCGCGGGGATCACGAACCCTTCCTCTTCGGGCGCGAGCGTCCTGTCGAAGTCCGATAGTACCACGAATTGTTTCTCTACCATATACATGATTACTCGAGATGTATTATAAATGTTACTGAATGACTAACAATTTTTATTTTGATATGTATATAATACAGTACAAAGGCAAGGTAAGTTTTATTAAAGGTGATGTTACAATATGTAATACGATGTAATACGCATACTAACGATAGGTTGTACGCACACATAAGTAACGAGGAAGTTACGTTGTTAATACTAGATAAGAATGTTGAAAATGAAAAGAGAAAGCACACAAAGAATAGAGAACAAAGAGAGTGTGTGTATACGTAATACCATGTACAATTCCGATGACCGAAAAATGACACTAACACCCCTAAGAATACCTGAGTGTTAATGTTTTTCCACTGACAATTACGTGTCCATCATTATATTTACTCACATCTATATTTATTTATCATCTAAAATTTGTTTAAAAATAGATTTCTAGTTTTTGTTAGATCTCAATTGAATGTATTCTAAGGTTTATAACCTAAAAAACATAAAGATTTTTATATTATGGTTTCAAAGGTTTGTACGAGTAAAAATGGCAGATATAAAATACGACGTTATGGACAACGCTAGGGTGGCCTCTTTCCACAAGAGGCTTACAGTCCTGGCCGCATTGGGGCCCTTCACCGATGCCTTCAACGAGTTCGGTGCCTCAGTGTCTCTGGTCGCAGTAGGACCGCTTTTCCATCTCAGCGCATTGATGCTCTCCATAGTGGTAGCAGGGTACTGGGTCGGCGTTGCAGGAGGTGCTATAGTGGGAGGTCTGCTCTCCGACAAGCTGGGCAGAAAACAGCTGTTCGTCTACGACACTATAGGGATGGCGATCTTCGCCCTGCTCAGTGCAGCTTCAGTAGACGGGATATCGTTCTTCGTCTTCAGGTTCCTCCTGGGTGCGTTCATAGGGATCGATTACGCCGCTGCCGTACCTCTAGTATCGGAGTACGCTCCCGCTGACACAAGAGGTAGATTGCTTTCCCTGGAGAAAGTGTTCTTCATGCTGGGGACAATAGCTACTGTGGGGATAGGTCTAGCTTTCACTGCTCTCGTCGGTACTGTATTGGCGTGGAGGTTCGACTTCATAATCGCTGCAATACCCCCAATAGTGCTGTTCGTGTTAAGGAGGAAGATGCCAGAGAGCTTGAGGTGGGCAGTTGAAAGGGGAGACAAGACA
This genomic interval carries:
- a CDS encoding HAD family hydrolase gives rise to the protein MVEKQFVVLSDFDRTLAPEEEGFVIPADVVKEINKYSEDNLFFVVTGRERKNVRGVKRKSVFELSNGLRPTGWILENGSIILWKGKEIIMVSDKWVKDMEEVSRRFDEAGIEHALGETIIFADNTLDRREELEGIVEEVSQGRGKVEWNTDDAMVMASDIDKGRGIRELMRVIDFHGIRVGVGDAQNDVTLFQNVDVKVAVGNALPEIKEMADLVMSKGPGYGVLELLNLIQEGRLLEKANSF